In candidate division KSB1 bacterium, the sequence CGGTCAAAATCGGCTCCGGCAGCCAAGTGATGCTCCTGGATGGCAATGAGATCGACGCGATGTCCGGGTCGCTCTTCCTGAATAATAATTCCAGCGGGGATGTTGTGCTCGTCAGAGGCGGCGGTAATGTTATCGTGAGTACTACACTCGTTCATAGCAGCGACCGGCGCTTGAAGAAAAATATCACCACCCTTGACCACGCTTTGGACAAGGTCTTGAACCTGCGCGGCGTCAGCTTTGAATGGAAAAAAGAGGGAGCCAGAAACAGGAACCCGCAGCAAGGCGTTCAAATCGGCTTCGTTGCCCAGGAAGTCGAAACCGTCGTTCCTGAACTTGTTAAAACGGATTCTGAAGGATACAAATCTGTGGCTTACGCTAATGTCACAGCGCTCTTGGTTGAAGCGGTTAAAGGCCAGCAGAAAACCATTGCAGAACAAAATACACAATTGAAGGCGCAAAATGCACAATTGAAGGAATTGAGAAGCAGAGTTAACAAGCTGGAAAGCCAATTTAGTCAGACAGCAATGCTCAATAAATAAACAAAATCAAAAATCGGAAATGGGAAATCGCAAACCGAAAAACGGAAGCGGCAAATAAACAAATCGTAGCCGTTTTGGACTCGCCCGAATTTCGAATTTT encodes:
- a CDS encoding tail fiber domain-containing protein; the protein is VKIGSGSQVMLLDGNEIDAMSGSLFLNNNSSGDVVLVRGGGNVIVSTTLVHSSDRRLKKNITTLDHALDKVLNLRGVSFEWKKEGARNRNPQQGVQIGFVAQEVETVVPELVKTDSEGYKSVAYANVTALLVEAVKGQQKTIAEQNTQLKAQNAQLKELRSRVNKLESQFSQTAMLNK